Proteins found in one Amycolatopsis umgeniensis genomic segment:
- a CDS encoding MarR family winged helix-turn-helix transcriptional regulator: MVNVVDENVNQVVEQGKRVSDAPGFELPLLLFAGFRSIIDRLHAELAEQGHPDVRPAYGFAIQAIGRGGATASEIGRRLGVSKQAAGKTVDKLEQLGYVERADDPADARRKVVRLTGRGIDSLGRSAAIFEELRKDWVGALGTERVRALEADLRTMAPADGFRLDVAGWFGA; this comes from the coding sequence ATGGTCAACGTGGTTGACGAAAACGTAAACCAAGTTGTCGAACAGGGCAAGCGGGTTTCCGACGCGCCCGGGTTCGAGCTGCCGCTGTTGCTGTTCGCGGGCTTCCGCTCGATCATCGACCGGCTCCACGCCGAACTGGCCGAGCAGGGTCATCCCGACGTCCGTCCGGCGTACGGCTTCGCCATCCAGGCGATCGGCCGCGGCGGCGCGACGGCGAGCGAGATCGGGCGGCGGCTCGGGGTCAGCAAACAGGCGGCGGGCAAGACCGTCGACAAGCTGGAGCAGCTCGGTTACGTCGAGCGCGCCGACGATCCGGCCGACGCGCGGCGCAAGGTCGTGCGGCTCACCGGCCGCGGGATCGACTCACTCGGCAGGAGCGCGGCGATCTTCGAGGAGCTGCGCAAGGACTGGGTGGGCGCGCTGGGAACCGAAAGGGTCCGCGCGCTCGAAGCCGACCTGCGCACGATGGCGCCCGCGGACGGCTTCCGGCTCGACGTCGCCGGCTGGTTCGGGGCCTAG
- a CDS encoding AMP-binding protein → MSTFYEVAALDPGRVAVIDVDGRETTFGELSARVNQLTHALRALGLGEGDGVLAIIHNGLAYYELLLATLQAGIYFTPVNYRSSPSEIAYIAVNSGAKVAIADADIAATCTTELKGLHRFSRGETPGWADYATWGADQPAITPEHRTAGQTMLYTSGTTGRPKGVRRALSGRPPALHPIHANVLERLDVLPGHGVHLVACPLYHAAPGTFSTAILHLGHTLVLMDRFDAEETLRLTEKHRVTSTHLVPTMFHRMLRLPEDVRSRYNLSSLVSVIHGAAPCPREVKERMLAWLGPVVHEYYGASEGLITAVHAREWLAEPGTVGEPLDGVRVKVVDDDGRELPAGEPGTLYFSSAHTKFDYHDDPDKTAAARSGEFVTVGDVAYLDAEGRVFLCDRRTDLILSGGVNIYPAEIEARLLSHPDVADVAVIGEPDPEWGQRVVAVVQPVEDVLGDSALAKRLEEHCRAELAGFKTPRRFDFRERLPRTESGKMLRRTLRAT, encoded by the coding sequence ATGAGCACGTTCTACGAAGTCGCGGCCCTGGATCCCGGCCGCGTCGCGGTGATCGACGTCGACGGGCGGGAGACCACCTTCGGCGAGCTGTCGGCGCGGGTGAACCAGCTGACCCACGCCTTACGGGCACTCGGCCTCGGCGAAGGCGACGGTGTCCTCGCGATCATCCACAACGGACTCGCCTACTACGAACTGCTGCTGGCGACCCTGCAAGCGGGGATCTACTTCACCCCGGTCAACTACCGGTCCTCGCCGAGCGAGATCGCCTACATCGCGGTCAACAGCGGCGCGAAGGTGGCCATCGCGGACGCGGACATCGCGGCCACCTGCACCACGGAACTCAAGGGTCTGCACCGGTTCTCGCGCGGTGAGACACCCGGCTGGGCGGACTACGCGACCTGGGGCGCGGACCAGCCCGCCATCACCCCCGAGCACCGCACAGCCGGCCAGACGATGCTCTACACCTCCGGCACCACGGGACGCCCCAAAGGTGTCCGGCGCGCTCTGTCCGGGCGGCCGCCCGCGTTGCACCCGATCCACGCGAACGTCCTCGAACGCCTGGACGTCCTGCCGGGGCACGGCGTACACCTCGTCGCCTGCCCGCTCTATCACGCGGCGCCGGGCACGTTCTCGACCGCGATCCTGCACCTCGGGCACACGCTCGTGCTGATGGACCGGTTCGACGCCGAGGAAACGTTGCGGCTCACCGAAAAGCACCGTGTCACGAGTACACATCTGGTGCCGACGATGTTCCACCGCATGCTGCGGCTGCCCGAGGACGTCCGCTCGCGCTACAACCTGTCGAGCCTGGTCTCGGTGATCCACGGCGCCGCGCCTTGTCCGCGTGAGGTCAAGGAGCGGATGCTCGCCTGGCTCGGGCCGGTCGTCCATGAGTACTACGGCGCGTCCGAGGGACTGATCACGGCGGTGCACGCGCGCGAATGGCTCGCCGAGCCGGGCACGGTCGGCGAACCGCTGGACGGTGTGCGGGTGAAGGTCGTCGACGACGACGGCCGGGAACTCCCCGCGGGCGAGCCAGGGACGCTCTACTTCAGTTCCGCGCACACGAAATTCGACTACCACGACGATCCGGACAAGACGGCCGCCGCGCGCTCCGGGGAGTTCGTCACCGTCGGGGACGTCGCCTATCTCGACGCCGAGGGCCGCGTGTTCCTGTGCGACCGGCGGACGGATCTCATTCTTTCCGGTGGCGTGAACATCTACCCGGCCGAGATCGAGGCGCGGTTGCTGAGCCATCCGGACGTCGCCGACGTCGCGGTGATCGGGGAGCCGGATCCCGAATGGGGACAACGGGTCGTCGCCGTGGTTCAACCGGTCGAAGACGTCCTCGGGGACTCAGCGCTGGCGAAGCGGCTCGAGGAGCATTGCCGGGCCGAACTCGCCGGATTCAAGACACCGCGCCGGTTCGACTTCCGGGAGCGGCTGCCGCGGACGGAGAGCGGCAAGATGCTGCGACGGACGCTTCGGGCGACCTGA
- a CDS encoding asparaginase, with the protein MIPEIRVPAHEPLVHLLRDGMVEGVHHGSAVILAPDGRVLFSAGDIEAAFYPRSAAKPLQATAMARLGVDLSPAGFAVGAASHSGEEIHLSEVLRTLDGAALTAADLRTPEDLPFDPVERDAWVATGRTASRLAHNCSGKHAAMLATCRLHGWSTKDYLDPGHPLQRAIADCVEDLAGQRIPKVAVDGCGAPLFAVSLRGLARAVGKIAAAAPETPEGLVAEGIRKYPELVAGTRRDVTALMRAVPGLIAKDGFEAVQVAALPDGTAIAIKIADGGDRARRPVLAAALALCGVEQDVLEPTSGLRVTDALAGHHLAA; encoded by the coding sequence GTGATCCCCGAGATCCGCGTTCCCGCGCACGAACCGCTGGTGCACCTCCTCCGCGACGGAATGGTCGAGGGGGTGCACCACGGTTCGGCCGTGATCCTGGCGCCCGACGGCCGTGTCCTGTTCTCGGCGGGCGACATCGAGGCGGCGTTCTATCCGCGTTCGGCGGCGAAACCCTTGCAGGCCACCGCGATGGCCCGACTCGGGGTGGACTTGAGCCCGGCGGGATTCGCCGTCGGCGCGGCCAGCCACTCGGGCGAGGAAATCCACCTTTCGGAGGTTCTCAGGACGTTGGACGGCGCCGCGCTCACCGCCGCGGATCTGCGGACGCCCGAGGATCTGCCGTTCGACCCGGTCGAACGGGACGCCTGGGTCGCCACGGGACGGACGGCTTCGAGGCTGGCGCACAACTGTTCCGGCAAGCACGCGGCGATGCTCGCGACCTGCCGCCTGCACGGCTGGTCCACAAAGGACTACCTGGATCCGGGACATCCGCTGCAGCGCGCGATCGCGGACTGCGTCGAGGACCTGGCCGGGCAACGGATCCCCAAGGTCGCCGTCGATGGGTGCGGCGCTCCCCTGTTCGCGGTCTCGCTGCGCGGGCTCGCCCGAGCCGTCGGCAAGATCGCCGCCGCCGCGCCGGAAACCCCGGAAGGCCTTGTGGCCGAAGGGATCCGGAAGTATCCGGAACTGGTCGCCGGTACCCGCCGCGACGTCACCGCGCTCATGCGCGCGGTTCCCGGCCTGATCGCGAAGGACGGTTTCGAAGCCGTCCAGGTCGCCGCGCTGCCGGACGGCACGGCGATCGCGATCAAGATCGCCGACGGCGGTGACCGGGCCCGGCGGCCGGTGCTCGCCGCCGCGCTGGCGCTGTGCGGCGTCGAGCAGGACGTACTGGAGCCGACCTCCGGTTTGCGCGTGACGGACGCGCTGGCCGGACACCACCTTGCCGCCTGA
- a CDS encoding CocE/NonD family hydrolase — translation MLDRLLDRFLGLPPAEGPAPVATKGIPVPMPDGVRLLADRYAVPDGEPRPVVLIRTPYGRKGLMGKIFGETFARHGLQTVLQSTRGTFGSGGEFRPFHLEKEDGLATVAWLREQPWCDGRVAMAGASYLGHTQWAVAPYLDEPLEALCLGVTASEFVSTFYPGGILAVDNMVSWSALIGRQEGRFAGLPNPWQTKKTRQAMAHLPVSGADVAAIGKQVRFLQDVSGHAEPGDDFWAPSDHSAEVAGLRTPVTMVTGWYDLFITAQLRDFKELAAAGREPRITIGPWAHGEPASLKTLITDQIGFLSAHLHGDRAPLRQAPVRLYLQGSGRWLDFDSWPPKSDATPYFLRPGGLSTEEPVESKPGTFTFDPADPTPSVGGPLLSGTQKQRDNKDVEERGDVLLFTGEKLKRDLDVIGEVSALVHVRTDVGHGDVFVRLCDVDGRGVSRNVTDGILRLRPGHPKSDVDGVVAAEVRLDPTAYRFRRGHRLRLQVAGGAFPRFARNHGTGESVFSAVDGKPARFEIFHDPARPSAITLPVSS, via the coding sequence GTGCTCGACCGACTCCTCGACCGGTTCCTCGGCCTTCCCCCTGCCGAAGGCCCCGCTCCCGTGGCGACCAAGGGAATCCCCGTCCCGATGCCCGACGGCGTCCGGCTGCTGGCCGACCGCTACGCCGTCCCGGACGGCGAACCGCGGCCGGTGGTGCTGATCCGCACGCCGTACGGCCGCAAGGGGCTGATGGGCAAGATCTTCGGCGAGACGTTCGCGCGGCACGGGTTGCAGACGGTCCTGCAGAGCACTCGCGGCACCTTCGGCTCCGGCGGCGAGTTCCGGCCGTTCCACCTGGAGAAGGAGGACGGCCTCGCCACCGTCGCCTGGCTGCGCGAGCAGCCGTGGTGCGACGGACGGGTCGCGATGGCGGGCGCGAGCTACCTCGGCCACACGCAGTGGGCTGTCGCGCCGTATCTCGACGAGCCGCTCGAAGCGCTGTGTCTCGGTGTCACCGCGTCGGAGTTCGTCTCGACGTTCTATCCCGGCGGGATCCTCGCGGTCGACAACATGGTCTCGTGGTCGGCGCTGATCGGCCGCCAGGAAGGCCGGTTCGCCGGTCTGCCGAACCCTTGGCAGACGAAGAAGACCCGCCAGGCCATGGCTCATCTGCCGGTTTCCGGCGCGGACGTCGCGGCCATCGGCAAGCAGGTGCGGTTCCTTCAGGACGTCTCCGGGCACGCCGAGCCGGGGGACGACTTCTGGGCGCCGTCGGACCACAGCGCCGAGGTCGCCGGGCTGAGGACCCCGGTGACGATGGTGACCGGCTGGTACGACCTGTTCATCACCGCGCAGCTGCGCGACTTCAAGGAACTCGCCGCGGCGGGGCGTGAGCCGAGGATCACCATCGGCCCCTGGGCACACGGCGAACCGGCCAGCCTCAAAACCCTGATCACCGACCAGATCGGCTTCCTTTCCGCCCACCTTCACGGCGATCGCGCGCCGCTGAGGCAGGCTCCCGTACGCCTGTACCTGCAGGGCTCCGGGCGGTGGCTGGACTTCGACAGCTGGCCGCCGAAGTCCGACGCCACCCCGTATTTCCTGCGCCCCGGCGGGCTTTCCACCGAAGAGCCCGTCGAGTCGAAGCCGGGGACGTTCACCTTCGACCCGGCCGATCCGACGCCGTCCGTGGGCGGCCCGCTGCTTTCGGGCACGCAGAAACAGCGCGACAACAAGGACGTCGAGGAGCGCGGGGACGTGCTGCTCTTCACCGGCGAAAAGCTGAAGCGCGACCTCGACGTCATCGGCGAGGTCTCCGCGCTGGTGCACGTGCGGACCGACGTCGGGCATGGCGACGTGTTCGTCCGGCTTTGCGATGTGGACGGTCGCGGTGTCTCCCGCAACGTCACCGACGGCATCCTCCGCCTGCGCCCCGGCCACCCCAAGTCCGATGTGGACGGTGTGGTCGCGGCGGAGGTCCGGCTCGATCCGACGGCTTACCGGTTCCGGCGCGGGCACCGGCTGCGGCTGCAGGTCGCGGGCGGAGCGTTCCCCCGCTTCGCCCGCAACCACGGCACCGGCGAGTCCGTTTTCAGCGCGGTGGACGGGAAACCCGCGCGGTTCGAGATCTTCCACGATCCCGCGCGGCCGTCCGCGATCACCCTGCCGGTGTCTTCCTAG
- a CDS encoding GntR family transcriptional regulator: MTRNLLRSDLAEEITARVLDGRLAADSRINEVHLARELGVSRTPLREALIGLADRGLLVSAPGRGFLVPPFDPEEARRLYPLVAELESLALRWSSPQDLAGLTGGLDRIATEMTAELGRRGDLSDLDDRWHALLVSRCTNPHLLRLIEQTKPLLKRYDTSYFGGAERSLESIDEHRRIAEAIRVSDLATAAELLVRNWVKTLAYLENMG; the protein is encoded by the coding sequence ATGACGAGGAACCTGCTGCGGAGCGATCTCGCCGAGGAGATCACCGCCCGCGTACTCGACGGCCGGCTCGCCGCGGACAGCCGGATCAACGAGGTGCACCTCGCCCGCGAACTGGGTGTCAGCCGGACACCGCTGCGCGAGGCGCTGATCGGGCTGGCCGATCGTGGCCTGCTCGTCTCGGCGCCGGGTCGCGGTTTCCTCGTGCCGCCCTTCGATCCCGAAGAGGCCCGGCGGCTGTACCCGCTCGTCGCGGAGCTGGAATCGCTCGCGTTGCGCTGGAGTTCGCCGCAGGACCTCGCCGGGCTCACCGGCGGCCTCGACCGGATCGCCACCGAGATGACAGCGGAACTCGGGCGGCGAGGCGATCTGTCCGATTTGGACGATCGCTGGCACGCGCTGCTGGTCTCGCGCTGCACGAATCCGCATCTGCTGCGCCTGATCGAACAGACCAAGCCGCTGCTGAAACGCTATGACACCAGCTATTTCGGTGGCGCCGAACGCTCGCTGGAAAGTATCGACGAGCATCGTCGGATCGCCGAGGCGATCCGTGTCTCGGACCTCGCGACGGCCGCGGAGCTGCTCGTGCGGAACTGGGTGAAAACGTTGGCATATTTGGAGAACATGGGGTGA
- a CDS encoding TetR/AcrR family transcriptional regulator: MPKIVDPEARRLEIAEAVFRVIQRDGLAQASLRSVADEAGLAIGSVRHYFKGHDELIVFAMRALGDRVIARLMGHLPEPLDPATPRSRRKELTEALLGELLPLTEQTRAETDVWLAFTAAAKYRPDLAEEVTRTYEGVRSLVRRVLEGAHGVGGLLEGLDLAVETERLAALLDGLALSSGRTSPELMLSVLRRHLESLRRPDPGDGTVTG; this comes from the coding sequence ATGCCCAAGATCGTCGACCCCGAGGCCCGGCGCCTGGAGATAGCCGAGGCCGTCTTCCGCGTGATCCAGCGGGACGGCCTCGCGCAGGCTTCGCTCAGGAGCGTGGCCGACGAAGCCGGTCTGGCGATCGGCTCGGTTCGGCACTACTTCAAGGGGCACGACGAGCTGATCGTGTTCGCCATGCGCGCGCTCGGCGACAGGGTGATCGCGAGGCTGATGGGGCATCTCCCGGAGCCGCTCGACCCCGCGACACCGCGCTCACGGCGGAAGGAACTCACCGAAGCACTGCTCGGCGAACTGCTTCCGCTCACCGAGCAGACCAGGGCCGAAACCGACGTCTGGCTGGCGTTCACGGCAGCCGCGAAATACCGCCCGGACCTCGCCGAGGAGGTCACCCGCACGTATGAGGGGGTCCGTTCCCTCGTCCGGCGGGTTCTCGAAGGCGCGCACGGAGTGGGCGGCCTGCTCGAAGGCCTCGACCTGGCCGTCGAAACCGAACGGCTGGCCGCGCTGCTGGACGGCCTCGCCCTTTCGTCGGGGCGGACATCGCCGGAGCTGATGCTCTCGGTGCTCCGGCGGCACCTGGAGAGCCTGCGGCGCCCCGACCCGGGAGATGGCACTGTGACGGGATGA
- a CDS encoding metallophosphoesterase: MFVTAHLSDNHLDGGERGDERTARVMRYLENLAKPVDAILVTGDIADHGTLEEYRRAAELFKTDVPLFTCPGNHDKRGPFREGLLGQAPDDAPVNAAHTVGDVTFVMADSSIPGKPDGLFDDETVAWLDGVLAVGDGPAFIAFHHPPVELGLPLVDAMRQYGEDRLAEVLGRHPRVVALLCGHVHASASTTFAGLPLRSAPSVGSSILLPWEENGLRPWGEGGPIDYDLPPSLLFHVLHDDGRLTTHHRVVPA; encoded by the coding sequence ATGTTCGTGACGGCACATCTGAGTGACAACCATCTCGACGGCGGGGAGCGCGGCGACGAACGCACCGCGCGGGTCATGCGGTACCTGGAAAACCTGGCGAAGCCGGTCGACGCGATCCTGGTGACCGGCGACATCGCCGATCACGGCACGCTCGAGGAGTACCGGCGCGCGGCCGAGCTGTTCAAGACCGACGTCCCGTTGTTCACCTGCCCCGGCAACCACGACAAGCGCGGCCCGTTCCGCGAAGGGCTGCTCGGCCAGGCGCCGGACGACGCCCCGGTCAACGCGGCGCACACCGTCGGCGACGTCACGTTCGTCATGGCCGATTCGAGCATCCCCGGCAAGCCGGACGGCCTGTTCGACGACGAGACGGTGGCCTGGCTGGACGGCGTTCTGGCCGTCGGCGACGGCCCCGCCTTCATCGCCTTCCACCACCCGCCTGTCGAACTCGGTCTGCCGCTGGTGGACGCGATGCGCCAGTACGGCGAAGACAGGCTGGCCGAGGTGCTCGGACGTCATCCGCGAGTGGTGGCCCTGCTCTGCGGGCACGTCCACGCCTCGGCGTCGACGACCTTCGCGGGTCTGCCGCTGAGGTCCGCGCCTTCTGTCGGGTCGAGCATCCTGCTCCCGTGGGAGGAGAACGGGCTCCGGCCGTGGGGAGAAGGCGGGCCGATCGACTACGACCTGCCGCCGTCGCTGCTGTTCCACGTGCTGCACGACGACGGCAGGCTGACCACCCACCACCGGGTGGTCCCGGCCTAG
- a CDS encoding aminotransferase class V-fold PLP-dependent enzyme, giving the protein MTAFDVNRARAETPGCAEVVHLNNAGSSLPPARVTDTVVDYLREEALIGGYEQATATVERLDGVYASAARLVGAEPDDIALTDNATRSWQAVFYALPFAAGDRILTAKSEYASNVISYLQLAKRTGAVVEVVEDDESGQLDVEDLKRRVDGDVKLIAVSHVPTQGGLVNPAEEIGAVAREAGIPFLLDACQSAGQIDLDVARLNCDALSVTGRKYLRGPRGTGFLYAHPRLRERVEPAMLDLHSAAWTAPESYEVDSTAKMFEVWERDHAAVHGLGAAIDYALEWGMPAIEARVATLAAKLRDALREIPGVRVHDQGARKCGIVTFSVAKTPSQEVKQRLAAAKINVSVVEASSAQFDFAARGLPSMVRSSVHYFNTEDEIALLVGEVAKLA; this is encoded by the coding sequence ATGACGGCCTTCGATGTAAACCGCGCTCGTGCCGAGACGCCGGGCTGCGCGGAAGTGGTCCACCTCAACAACGCCGGATCGTCGCTGCCACCCGCGCGAGTGACCGACACCGTCGTCGACTACCTGCGCGAAGAAGCCCTGATCGGCGGATACGAGCAGGCCACGGCCACCGTGGAGCGGCTGGACGGCGTCTACGCCTCGGCCGCGCGGCTCGTCGGCGCCGAGCCCGACGACATCGCGCTGACCGACAACGCGACCCGATCCTGGCAAGCGGTCTTCTACGCGCTGCCGTTCGCCGCCGGAGACCGGATCCTGACGGCGAAGTCCGAGTACGCGAGCAACGTCATCTCCTACCTTCAGCTCGCGAAGCGCACCGGCGCCGTCGTCGAGGTGGTCGAGGACGACGAGTCCGGACAACTGGACGTCGAGGACCTCAAACGCCGTGTCGACGGCGACGTCAAGCTGATCGCCGTCTCCCACGTGCCGACCCAGGGCGGGCTGGTGAACCCCGCCGAGGAGATCGGCGCTGTCGCGCGCGAGGCCGGGATCCCGTTCCTGCTGGACGCGTGCCAGAGCGCGGGCCAGATCGACCTCGACGTCGCGCGCCTGAACTGCGACGCGCTCAGCGTGACCGGCCGCAAGTACCTGCGCGGACCGCGCGGCACCGGGTTCCTCTACGCGCACCCGCGGCTGCGTGAACGCGTGGAGCCCGCGATGCTCGACCTCCACTCGGCGGCATGGACAGCGCCCGAGAGCTACGAGGTCGATTCGACGGCGAAGATGTTCGAGGTCTGGGAACGTGATCACGCCGCGGTGCACGGCCTCGGCGCCGCGATCGACTACGCCCTCGAATGGGGCATGCCCGCCATCGAAGCCCGCGTCGCCACGCTGGCCGCGAAACTGCGCGACGCGCTCCGCGAGATCCCCGGCGTCCGCGTCCACGACCAGGGCGCGCGGAAGTGCGGAATCGTCACGTTCAGCGTCGCGAAAACGCCGTCGCAGGAAGTGAAACAGCGCCTGGCCGCGGCGAAGATCAATGTCAGCGTCGTGGAAGCGTCGTCCGCCCAGTTCGACTTCGCCGCGCGTGGGCTGCCCTCGATGGTCCGGTCTTCGGTGCACTACTTCAACACCGAAGACGAGATCGCACTCCTCGTCGGCGAGGTCGCGAAACTGGCCTAA
- a CDS encoding DUF1453 domain-containing protein: MRTWLLIALVVAAVIVIVVRRLRGEPLVARDVFGAPVILIGIGVYGLTKLDAFTFTDGLWLVLGSAVGCGLGAVRATTTKLFERDGVLWLRYTGWTFGVWVLSMAVNFGIGFLATMAGAHPDARPVTLSIGVSLMGEALVIGKRAKTTGLPYAPPSESVLSRR; this comes from the coding sequence ATGAGGACCTGGTTGCTGATCGCGCTGGTGGTCGCCGCGGTGATCGTGATCGTCGTACGGCGACTGCGCGGGGAGCCGCTGGTCGCCCGCGACGTGTTCGGGGCACCGGTGATCCTGATCGGGATCGGCGTCTACGGCTTGACGAAGCTGGATGCCTTCACGTTCACGGACGGTCTCTGGCTCGTACTGGGCTCCGCGGTCGGCTGCGGCCTCGGCGCGGTGCGTGCCACCACCACGAAGCTGTTCGAGCGCGACGGAGTGCTTTGGCTGCGCTACACCGGCTGGACGTTCGGCGTCTGGGTGCTGTCGATGGCGGTGAACTTCGGCATCGGTTTCCTGGCCACCATGGCGGGTGCGCATCCCGACGCGCGGCCGGTGACCTTGTCGATCGGCGTCAGCCTCATGGGTGAGGCGTTGGTGATCGGCAAGCGCGCCAAGACGACGGGGCTGCCGTACGCCCCGCCGTCCGAGTCGGTGCTTTCCCGCCGTTAG
- the aspA gene encoding aspartate ammonia-lyase: protein MHRVEHDLLGDKEVPADAYWGVHTARARENFPITGTAISAYPHLIEALASVKEAAARANAGLGLLSPDVADAICRACREIREGALHEEFVVDVIQGGAGTSTNMNANEVIANRALELLGHEKGDYARVHPNEHVNLGQSTNDAYPTAVNVATIIAVRELAEAMTVLERAFAAKAVEFHDLLKMGRTQLQDAVPMTLGQEFGTYAIMLGEDRLRLTEAVALLHEINLGATAIGTGLNAAPGYAEAAVAQLREITGLPVVSAADLVEATQDCGAFVHLSGVLKRIAVKLSKSCNDLRLLSSGPRAGLNEINLPPVQAGSSIMPGKINPVIPEVVNQVAFEVIGNDVAVTMAAEAGQLQLNAFEPLILHSLSESITHLRSACVVLAERCVSGITANADVMRGYVENSIGLVTALNPSIGYAAATEIAKEALETGRGVAELVVEKGLLPAEELAKLLKPETLARLR, encoded by the coding sequence ATGCACCGCGTGGAACACGATCTGCTGGGAGACAAGGAAGTTCCGGCCGACGCCTACTGGGGTGTGCACACCGCGCGCGCCAGGGAGAACTTCCCCATCACCGGCACCGCGATCTCCGCGTACCCGCATCTGATCGAGGCGCTCGCCTCGGTCAAGGAGGCCGCCGCCCGCGCCAACGCCGGCCTCGGCCTGCTGAGCCCGGACGTCGCCGACGCGATCTGCCGCGCGTGCCGGGAGATCCGGGAAGGCGCGCTGCACGAGGAGTTCGTCGTCGACGTCATCCAGGGCGGCGCGGGCACCTCGACGAACATGAACGCCAACGAGGTGATCGCGAACCGCGCGCTCGAACTGCTCGGACACGAGAAGGGCGACTACGCCCGAGTGCACCCGAACGAGCACGTGAACCTCGGGCAGTCCACGAACGACGCCTATCCGACAGCGGTCAACGTCGCGACGATCATCGCCGTCCGCGAACTGGCCGAAGCGATGACCGTGCTGGAGCGCGCGTTCGCCGCCAAGGCCGTCGAGTTCCACGATCTGCTGAAGATGGGCCGGACCCAGCTGCAGGACGCGGTCCCGATGACGCTGGGGCAGGAATTCGGGACCTACGCGATCATGCTCGGCGAAGACCGGCTGCGGCTCACCGAAGCGGTGGCGCTGCTGCACGAGATCAACCTCGGCGCGACCGCGATCGGCACCGGCCTCAACGCCGCGCCCGGATACGCCGAAGCCGCCGTCGCACAGCTGCGCGAGATCACCGGGCTGCCCGTCGTGAGCGCCGCCGATCTCGTCGAGGCGACGCAGGACTGCGGTGCCTTCGTGCACCTTTCCGGTGTCCTCAAGCGCATCGCGGTGAAACTTTCGAAGAGCTGCAACGATCTGCGGCTGCTCTCGTCGGGACCGCGGGCCGGGCTGAACGAGATCAACCTGCCGCCGGTGCAGGCCGGGTCGTCGATCATGCCGGGCAAGATCAACCCGGTGATCCCCGAAGTGGTCAACCAGGTCGCTTTCGAGGTCATCGGCAACGACGTCGCCGTCACGATGGCGGCGGAGGCCGGGCAGTTGCAGCTCAACGCCTTCGAGCCGCTGATCCTGCACTCGCTTTCGGAGAGCATCACACATCTGCGGTCGGCCTGCGTGGTGCTGGCGGAACGGTGCGTTTCCGGGATCACCGCGAACGCCGACGTGATGCGGGGTTACGTCGAGAACTCGATCGGGCTGGTGACCGCGCTGAACCCGAGCATCGGGTACGCGGCGGCGACCGAGATCGCCAAGGAAGCGCTGGAGACCGGGCGCGGAGTGGCTGAACTCGTCGTCGAGAAGGGCCTTCTCCCCGCCGAAGAACTGGCGAAGCTGCTGAAGCCGGAGACACTCGCACGGCTTCGCTGA
- a CDS encoding cupin domain-containing protein → MRPRSVTTLLATLALALAVPATAEATPGSGVTGTIFKQKTVGNTDYVLREVVIQPGGYTGWHYHDGKLYAYVKAGTLTHNSADCGLDGLYRKGAAFTEPSDTVHIGRNLGTTPVVLEVLYVLPHGSPLSQDAPNPGCPF, encoded by the coding sequence ATGCGCCCGCGGTCCGTGACCACGCTGCTCGCCACACTCGCCCTCGCGCTCGCCGTCCCCGCGACGGCCGAGGCGACGCCCGGATCCGGGGTGACCGGGACGATCTTCAAGCAGAAGACGGTCGGGAACACCGACTACGTGCTGCGCGAGGTCGTCATCCAGCCCGGCGGGTACACCGGCTGGCACTACCACGACGGGAAGCTCTACGCGTACGTCAAGGCGGGCACGCTGACGCACAACTCGGCCGACTGCGGCCTCGACGGCCTGTACCGGAAGGGCGCCGCGTTCACCGAGCCGAGCGACACTGTCCACATCGGACGGAACCTCGGGACGACGCCGGTGGTGCTGGAGGTGCTCTACGTCCTCCCGCATGGGAGCCCGCTCTCACAGGACGCGCCGAACCCGGGTTGTCCTTTCTAG